The Fusarium oxysporum Fo47 chromosome II, complete sequence genome includes a region encoding these proteins:
- a CDS encoding checkpoint protein Hus1/Mec3, with the protein MRFRTELKNIRTFSKLTAALGSLEKIAWLRLSDDTARFTVIPDMGSQVWASLAMDFIFDGYHIQSAEAGNTINLELPLQPLQRALKSALNSISASLRLTKKDGLPVLSMTITTTTSATNPAGAAKPSGTATGDDPFDDDEMFQAEHLETSLRREHEKIITQDIPVRVLHPETVETIMQPRVREPDVHIQLPPLLQLKAISDRFTKLAMASNSGSSAHTKSPKLELSANMHGGLRLRIATETTDICSVWSNLENPELDPAQLDCPVEEHPSTKFRAGGPNHWATVRVDGKDWSRVLSVGRLEGRVIACFADDHALILYVYVPQYDDATADDSVVTYYVQSYSM; encoded by the exons ATGCGTTTTCGTACAGAGCTGAAAAATATTCGCACATTCTCAA AGCTTACAGCTGCACTTGGCTCTCTTGAGAAGATTGCCTGGTTGCGCTTGAGCGATGATACTGCACGATTCACCGTCATCCCAGACATGGGATCTCAAGTATGGGC GTCTCTTGCCATGGACTTCATCTTTGATGGCTATCACATTCAGTCCGCCGAGGCAGGTAATACTATTAACTTGgagcttcctcttcaaccacTTCAACGCGCCCTCAAGTCTGCGCTTAACAGTATCTCTGCTTCCCTACGCCTCACAAAGAAAGACGGTCTGCCAGTTCTTTCGATGACTATCACAACGACTACGTCAGCTACCAACCCAGCTGGGGCCGCGAAACCTTCAGGAACAGCCACTGGTGACGACCCATTCGATGACGACGAAATGTTTCAGGCAGAGCACCTCGAGACTTCATTGAGACGAGAGcatgagaagatcatcactCAGGACATACCCGTGCGTGTCCTTCATCCCGAAACAGTTGAGACTATCATGCAGCCTCGAGTACGAGAACCAGATGTCCACATTCAACTGccccctcttcttcagctcaaggccatctcAGACCGCTTCACCAAGCTTGCTATGGCCTCTAATTCTGGCTCTTCTGCTCATACGAAATCCCCAAAACTTGAGCTTAGCGCCAACATGCACGGTGGTCTACGACTACGGATCGCAACCGAGACTACAGATATCTGTAGTGTGTGGTCTAATCTCGAAAACCCAGAGCTTGACCCCGCACAGCTCGATTGTCCCGTGGAGGAGCATCCAAGTACGAAGTTTCGAGCAGGCGGTCCCAATCATTGGGCGACTGTACGTGTCGATGGTAAGGACTGGAGCCGTGTCCTTAGTGTTGGTCGCTTGGAAGGCAGGGTCATTGCCTGTTTTGCTGACGACCATGCGTTAATCCTCTACGTCTATGTGCCCCAGTACGATGATGCTACAGCGGATGACTCTGTCGTGACA TACTATGTACAGTCATATAGTATGTGA